tatcatttttttttggggggggggggttaggggttagtgtttttcaccttttttttttttttttttttttggcaattcctaAGACCGCTTAtgccttcttttgtttttggacatttatggttatttttgaatgtcttttctgcctttaaaaaaaaaaaaaaaaaagcagatttttgggcaattttgtgtacatttatgataattttcaggatttcttttttgtttttggacattttatcgttacttttttgaatgtttttcttttctgcctttttttttttttttttaaataatgatttattattattattatttatttatttttgaaattccCAAGACCTCTTAtgccttcttttgtttttgaacatgtTATGGttgtttttgaatgttttcttttctgccttttttaaaatatttttttctgactttttggcaattttgtgaacattatatgctaattttcaggatttattttttgtttttggacattttatagttagtttttgaatgttttttttttttttttttaattatttttattttatttttttacttttttggcaATTCCTTAGACATATTATGGCAATTTTCtacctttcttcttttgtttttggacattttattgtcacCTTTTGAATGCTTTcgtttctgcctttttaaaatacattttctgaatttttggcaattttgtgtatattatattttatgctCCACCCCCCAGTTTTATTTAGTCGGACAATGCATGTTAATGAACATCACACCACACCGGATTATAGCcattggacattttattgtcacttttttttgacatttttaggtatatatatatatatatatatatatatatatataattatttttttttttttttttttttacttttccaaTCTACCTGCTAAACTGCCGCTTATTGTGAAGTAGGTTGAGTGAGTTTTCGCTGCCACCGTACAGCACTCTTATACGACTAATATCTTTTCGTGTAACGGGGTGTTTCTTTACCCACAATCCTTTGCTGAGAAGTCATTAAAGACAAAAGTCGGGGTGAGGTTGGGGGGGGGTCATCTTCTCCTGCTCATGTGTGCTCTCGCTGCTGTTCAGGTGGGCTGCCTGAAGGCTGGGAGCGGGCCGCCACTGCCGAAGGGGACGTGTACTACATCGATCACATAAATAAGAGCACCACGTGGCTCCACCCGCGTCTAGGTAGCGCCGCCACAGTCCAGTATTATAttatttgggggtggggggttatgCAGAGCTGCTTGTTTGTCCACTTGCCATCACCGCAACGGGAAaggtcaccaaaaaaaaaaaaagaaaaagttgtctTGAACCTCAAggaaatgaataaaattatttcGTTTTACCCTCTTAAGTTATTTTGTcgcatgttttttatttttattttattttttttgtgctacagGCCTGCTGAGCTTGGCCATGCAGCAGCGGAAGGAGAAAGAAAGACTGCGATGCAAGCAGCAAATGCAGGTCAACACGCAGGTATCATGTCACTTAGGCAAGATTGGGAAAACTTTTATTTATCCCTGAGGGGCAGTGAAGGACGTAGAGCGCGGCACAGTTATTAACACACGTTTacaacataaatacaaaataagggCATGAATAAGTATGAAGGGTGTGGTGGAATCTTTCCATTGAAATACATCATGACGTTTACATTATTACGCTGATAAGCTTTCATGGCATGGAAGTTTGGTAACGTACCATTAGTTGGTACTGTGGTACACGAGCTTGGAGTTCGAAACACAAGTGCAACAGTAATTCTATTGGTCAGTCTAAGTGCTACTACAAGTACTAACACCTACTGCTGCTACTACAAATACAagtaccactactactactactattactgctGCTGCTAATACTGTACAAGTGCAAATAGTAGTACTACTATAAGTACTACTACAAATTCTATAAGTGCtgctactaatactactacagtatactactactactactactactactacaagtatactactactactattactgctGCTGCTAATACTGTACAAGTGCAAATATTAGTACTACAACTAATACTACAAGTACTACTACAAATTCTAAAGTACTGCtgctactactaccactactacaagtatactactactaccactattGCAGgtctactactattattactactactactaagactactactacaagtactactactactacaacatgTACCGCAAGTACTACCAGTACTGCTACAAGTACTACATTAGGCTtcccaccttgcaagagtcaacAGTCCCATTCAAAATTTCCACAGGAATGTTCTACTTGTAATAGTCATTTAAACTTAAGACGTACTTTACCCTCATTGAAAATGTAATTCAACGTCAAGAAATCAAATTGTAAGcgaaaattgtatttaaaaaatatggcaTATTGAAGCGCCTGTTTACAGTATAATCATTTGGTGTGTGAATGTTTTTGGTAAGAGCTGgacttcagttgacagcaacttttttttttttatatataaaagttGAGTGCGATTTTGTTTCGTAAGAAGTCGGAATATtgtatttgagtgaatgtgctTGTGTTGTAGGACACATCCGGTGGAGGTAGGAACCAAATGTCGGCTGCTATGGATCATGACAGGAGCGCACTTGCACCGTCTGTGGATGTCAGGATCCGAGCTCCGACCCATGAACCCACACTGAATGGGTgagtatcatcatcatcatcatcatcctcgtcCTTATCATGCGACGTGGTTGTTTGTCACCGCACAGGGGCGCTCACTCCCGCAACGAGAGCACCGACAGCGGCCTGAGCGTCAGCAGCTTGCCGCGCTCGTCCGACCTGGCGCTCGCCGCCTCTGTGGATCACATGGATACCggtaatgctaaatgctaacatgtaGCATATAGACAGTTGGTGTACTGGAGAATGCCAGCAACCTGAGTGGAAAAAGCTCTAAGATGGGTTGAGGATTTCAAATCATGCTCTTGTAGTTGGGGACTAATAAGAATGGCTAACATGCTAATAGTTTGTATGCTAACATGTAGAAAGATAGCAGCCAGAGCGCCCAGTGTGGCTCGATAAAGACTTTTGCAGTGTAGTCAGTGgcagggttataatagtttaaGATTTTCCattatagttgtttttattttgttttgacttttttttttttttattcagttagttttaattagtttttagagatGGTATAGGCATTTTAGTCCTGACCTTCCTTTTAGCTTCTTGCTAACAGTTGTATGCTAGTAGTACATAGAAATCCATGTGTAGAAATTGCTAAAGTGGATTGATAAGGATTTTAATGAAACCTTAAAGTCAAGTACCAGTTTAAAACTGAAGCTGatcaaatgctaacatgctaattgtTGGTATGCTAACATATAGCAAGACAGCTCCCTGAGTACAGAAAGCACAAAGTCAGGTGGATGAGGATTTTACATGTTGCCCTGTTAAGTCAGTTACAATTTCTAATAAGAATGGCTAACATGCTATAATTTGGTAATAAAGTAAACAATCTCGTTGGCTGTCGTAGGCGAGTGCGGCGGCGAGTCGTCGACTTTACAGGACTCGATGCCCGCGATGAGCGAGAGCGAGGAGTTGATGCCCTGCATCCCCGAGGGTCTGACTTCGGACCTCCTGATGGACATGGAGACGGTCCTGTCCGGCTCGCACATGGACAGGGACAGCCTGCTCACCTGGCTATAGAGACACCATTTTGTGTCCTCTTCGAGAACATTTGTGTGGATTGTTGACACTAACATGATCAGAGAGACTTATTTTGCCTACACGTGACAGACACTCAATGTTACCCTCCCTGGCACCCTTGAAATAATCTCACCTCAGGTGGTAAGATGCTGGAATTCTTCCTTTTGCGCGgactggggggggggtggctttTGGAAGAATCCAAATGGTCAAGATACTCATCATACTCATCATGCTAGGCCTTTTGGAGCGTGTTTCAGCCCACTTTGAAAGTCAGTTAttcatgattaccaccaccatGCACAATGGAAATTAACAGAATGGCTAGAAATAGTCCACAAAGTCAAAAATAGTTCATGCCATGCATATTGTTCATAACTGCTACCTTTGCACGAAAGAAACAAAACACCTAAAAATAGTCCAGGGGGGGACAAACTCATAATGAAGGGAAGGTATTAAAGCTTGAAGTAATTGTATGCATTTGACGTAAAATATGTACATTATTGTGGTTTATTGTACATTCGATGCTAATATTTGCCTCACTTTATTGAGCCGCGCCAGAGCGTGGAAATATTAGAAACGGCAGAGGAAACGAATGCACTGAGTGGAGTACTTCCAGCTGTTCTTAATATTATGGGTTTCGCCTTCTCATGTGGTATTTTAGGAGGTAGCCATTTTAAAGCTATTGTTACACTCGAAGGTACACTACTACAACCTTTTATCATTGCAATAAACAACAAAtgaagactttttattttttattttttttttatttttattttttaaggccGCTTAATGGAGTAACATAGAAATGGTAGATTTTGCGGTGTGTTTTTAATATACCTTTACGTGTATCGCTCATACATATCCCATCAGTGCAACACACTAACTTGTTATTTATCTTAGGATGATGCATGACACTCCCTGTATGAATATGTAACATAATGAGCTTTATTATCTATTTACAGAGTTTTGTACCTTTTTATGCATGTTCTTTATAtatccatttattttttctcactaattgtttgaaatgcataataaacaataaatgaataaaaagcatAGAAGTTctttgtgcgcgtgcgtgcctgtgttttatttaaaaaaaaaaaacattttaatggtaGCTACTGCTTAAATAAGATGGAAGCGTAGAGACAAAACGTAATTTAAAGTAGGAATGCTCAACATCATAAGATACCACGAACCGGTCACTGTACGTGTTTCGAAATATGATCGTTGGTTTCGTTTTGTCAGAACCAGGAAGTGGGTCAGCagttagctagcagctagcgTCTATCGCTTGAAAACGGGACTTTCCGACGACTCATTCAGCTGCGCAGCGGTGAGTGTGCCGGCCAACGtgggagtaatttttttttaacgagtacttctcggtctttttttttttttgtgggtgtaaATTCTTATCTGACTAATAACGTCATGAAGGCGTTCGTTGTACTCCCAGCGAGTTTGCGCAAGCTAGTAGCCTTAGCGGCCCAGTTTCTCGTTTTACAGCGGACGtgagtgtttattttattgtattttattttacttggtcGTTTTAATAAACTGTGTAAACGAAATTCGTCTTCCTTTAATTATAACACAGTAGATGATTTTGCAAATATTCTTCCATGGTTTGGTAGAACTGGAAGCTTTTGTCTACAGAATCCAGCTAAGAGGAACCAATTGACTATTTTGCAATGAGGTAATAATTCTTAGTAGAATCGACTTTTTGTTAGACTCTAACAACTTAGTGTACTGGATATATTTTCTTCAAATGGTGTAAATATGCCACTTTGGTCAATTTACGTCAAGCATCTGGTTAAATTGATGTtcctatttatttttactattgatTTTGAACGCTTGATTCGCAACGTTACTGTCTCTTGATACTTTCCCTCAAATTTAGAATTTTCTTCCAATTCAAACTTGTGTTAACATAAAATATggtctgaacatttttttaaagactttttgTATATTTCTCATTTTccttcaagacaaaaaaaaaaaaaaaaaagaggatccgAGGGCAAGCATTCAATTTACCATTATTTTATTGATCTTAAACTGccaattttcaattttttctactATGACAGTCTCTTGGTAACGTAATTCCCCCCAGTTATTTATTTCCCCAACCAATATTGTGTAATGACAAGAGATACATATTTCAGATTCTATTGTGACACCTTTATGCACCATGGTCAATTCATGTGAAGCTGCtgtttaaatattgatttatttatttttttggtatttctTGTCTTCCTTCAGGTTCTGTTAAAACCAAAAGAACAGGAGTCGTTCCTGTTTTATTGcttattttttctcattttttctcAACCGAGAGGTTTCCTCTCATCATGGAGGGCTAGGCACCACACAGGAGATGCCCTGAAGGAGGGGGGGAAGGTTTGAGATGTTTGTCTGTAAtttgtctgtatgtgtgtgtatgagtgagtttttcttaaaataatcaaGTGCCTCCACTTAGAATTGCCAAGACACACATTGATGCTAGTTCACCGTTTGAGCTGCTTTGCATTGTGTGTTGGCTTTGAAGCACCAGGAATTTtgtcagaacattttttttttaaaatagttttctAGCAAACTTGAATTGGGAGTTGAAATGAACAGCTGGAGGCttccttttgaaaaattgtccGTCAAACCGCagttttttttgcaagtttgttgctaacaaaaagaaaagttgaGGCACATTGCATTGTAGTTTATTTTGAGTTAAATATGTGTGTGCAAAATGTACCAAACGCTTACGTGGATCCAGGCTAAtttgccccccacccccccttttttttcactcattgTAACCATTTTATTTTGGTGTGGATGGATAGCTGCTCTGGATTTTTGTcctttcagtttcatttttactGTCGGCTTTTTTTGTGcgaatgtgagtgagtgagccatCTCAAACATCTCTCCCTCATGAGGGGCATCTCCCCCTTCATTTTCATCTCCCTCACCCAAAAACATGGAGACTCTCCTTCAACTGAAGAACAATCCTTTTCTGATGGGCCTTTGCCGCAGCGGAGCCCCGCCTGACCTGCAGTATGACAACTCCTCAGGTAGCCATTTTTGTCTGTAATGTAAATGtaactttatttacttttgtttaattctgtttttctccaaaaaaaaaaaaaagtccagttaTTCTCAAATTCTTAATTTCTTAGATTCTATTTTGTTCCTGTAAAATtaggactattttttttttcacattttgtaaaaatatggttcaaataaaattacattctttaaaatatgttgttgttttttttgtctaaaaattttactttttgttttagggaaaagaaaagtattttttttctaagataattttctttcttaaaaaaaaaaaagtctttttttttatgttttgtgacTTATTTTGATGTGAGAATTTTAACTTCAttcaattttatatatttttaatttcattttttttctcaataaattttactttttctaagagggaattttgacttgatgcttaaatcaaactttttaaaatgtttttttttcttcagaaaaaagtaccatttcatattttgaaaaatttaactttttttttttcctaaggaGAAATAAAGAATTCCAAAAAAAGGTGAACTttgattgttttatttctttaatatatgtaagtatatatatatatatatatatatatatatatattaggggtgttaaaaaaatctattccgcaatatatcgcgatattacagcgctCAATTtacgaatcgattcaataggcggctgaatcgatttttaaacatccattttttatgggaaaaatattcaacaaaacatcttaattAGGGTTAGGcttcacaccttaatcatggaagaatgttacattaatggaacattaagccttaatatcgTATTTCATTGCTGTTCAaagatgaaacagattacaacctgtttgttaaatacagtggctcacagttataagactgattcctgagataaataaataaaaatacaaatcatacaaatcttacagtgtatcaTACAAATCCTacattgtacatgtacaagtgttctgaatagtattttctaaatttaagttaaaaaaaaaaaaaatctcaacaatcgacttataaattcgtatcgggattaatcggaatcgaatcatgacctatgaatcgcgATACGAATTGAaacgtcaggtactaggcaattcacaccgctaatatatatatatatatatatatatatatatatatatatatatatatatatatataaccaaaAGTACGACTTGTTTTCTctgaaataaaacttttttttttttctgtgaaattAGTGGCAAAACTGGGGGCGGGGgggataaaattaaaaaactttttctcTTGCTGTTTGTCAAGTTGAAATCCAAAAATCATGCAGCTGGTTACATTTCAGTCCACAatagaaagagagaaaaaaaaaaaggggattacCATTTGTGTGTGACTTCGTAACGTGCGCTCGGTCCCACAGAGCTGTTCCGCATCTCCACCTTCGCCCGCTTCCCGGCGTCGGCCGTCAGCGAGCGCAGCCTGGCGCGCGCCGGCTGGTTCTACACGGGCACGGGCGACCGCGTGCAGTGCTTCCGCTGCAACGTGACGGCCGAGGGCTGGCTGGCGGGCGACTGTCCCGCCGAGAAGCACCGGCAGCTGTCGCCGTCCTGCTCCTTCGTGCAGAGCCTGCCGTCCGCCGCCAACCTGCTCTCCTCCTCCCACTCGGCCTTCTCGCCGCTGCGCGTCGCGGCTGCCGCCGCGCCGGTAAGATGCCCACTCGGTTTCAATTTTAAGAcatcattttattgtattgtattgtattgtatattgtgcttttttttctagcttcCTGGCCCAGGCCCAGCCGCCCCGAACCCGCCAGGGGTTTCAGGAGAGGAGCCGGCGGGCTACCTGAACATGGGCTTCTCGGGGCCGCCGCCACCTTCCAGTCCTCTGAGCTCTCGCGGCGTGGAGGACATGTCGCACCAGCGGCCCCCCTGCCACAACCCGGCCATGCGACGCGAGCAAGACCGCCTGGAATCGTTCCACTCGTGGACGCTGTCCATCATCACGCCCGCCGAGCTGGCCAAGGCCGGCTTTTACTTCCTGGGGCTGGGCGATCACGTGGCCTGCTTCAGCTGCGGCGGGCAGGTGCGTAATTGACACACCTCCTCCCCTACCCCTCCAAATGTAAACTCTTCTTCCCGAACAGTGATCATTTCATCGATGAAATTTTCCGTCACGAAAGTTTGACGAAAGTATGacgaaaagtaaacaaaaactaaaatagaaccaTTCATTgaaacagttacaaataggtgtattatacttttctgtataaaagttgaaatgtatgctgaaggaaaatagcgactaaactgtcaattttgtcgactaaaattggattcaaactaaaatacaatcagatgactaaattacgacaaaaactttcattaattttattcaaaagactacaactaaaactaaactagactaagtgcaatttctggagaaattgcatgggaatgctgaaagcacattgaaagataaattatgaaattataacctcctggttactggacaatgcgctttaccaactgtgccaccgagcagtatcagacacctggtaatgatgatgtaatatatatggaagtgggcgtgaaaaTTGATACTtacaaaaagttcaatgactgtcccattgaaaatgaatggggaaaagttgatattcaatgttaaattgtgcaaatacttttaagtaatgtggaatcagacgatatataccccgggaggcgtcaattttttaaGGTAGTTGAATTTTGGaattttgaacaatgtaaattggaagcattatatgggagttgttacgcggcaaaaaagtgtggaaaataaaaatcacaaaactttcttgtcaaaatgaacactgtTCC
The Festucalex cinctus isolate MCC-2025b chromosome 18, RoL_Fcin_1.0, whole genome shotgun sequence genome window above contains:
- the LOC144006773 gene encoding transcriptional coactivator YAP1-like isoform X1, yielding MDAHRGGGSAPPAGQQVVHVRGDSQSELEALFSAVMNPSQAAQQPASLPMRMRKLPDSFFKPPDPRTHSRQASSDGGACASLTPHHVRAHSSPASLPVNMPDAAALPVVPDDVPLPHGWEMAKTPTGQRYFLNHLDKTTTWHDPRLTQLQSAAPPHPGPAPVHTHSLSNPATATVTPSCNPDAGGLPEGWERAATAEGDVYYIDHINKSTTWLHPRLGLLSLAMQQRKEKERLRCKQQMQVNTQDTSGGGRNQMSAAMDHDRSALAPSVDVRIRAPTHEPTLNGGAHSRNESTDSGLSVSSLPRSSDLALAASVDHMDTGECGGESSTLQDSMPAMSESEELMPCIPEGLTSDLLMDMETVLSGSHMDRDSLLTWL